The genomic stretch agtggATGGTCATTTGAATATGAATAATGCTATGAACTGCATTCATATGTGATTTttacatgaatatatattttcacttctcttgggaatagacctaggagtggaattgttgggccAAATGATAActttatatttaacatattaaggagctgccaaactgttttccaaagcagctgcaccattttatatcccTACTAACAATGTTTATAACTCTTGAAATTAAAGATCTCTTTTTAAAGAACCCTAGACTTTCAGGTAGAACATAGTAGGTGTTTGGTAACTGCTGAATGAAAGGATGAATGGGTGGTTTGAGTGAGGAGAGGAATTGAACATGGAAAATAAAGAGTCAGAGATGGGTGAACCCGACTGCCTTTCACTCCAGCACCAGCTGGCCGGGCTCCTCTGAGCCCCATGTGATTCCCACACAGGACCAACCAACTTCTTCAGAGCCTGAGATCGACCTGGAGGCTCTCATGGAACTATCCACAGAGGAGCAGAAGACTCAGTTGGAGGTAGAGTGGGTGACCGGGCCCCAGACCCAGGGTTGGGGGATGGAAGCTGGGCTTGGACCAAGGGGAACCCAAGAACCCTGCTTTCCCATCCAGTGTGGGGAGAACCAGTTCAGAGGGGAAAATTCCTGGGAGACTGGGGACTCGTGAAAAAGTGCTGTggctcagggacccactctttgctttcttccaccaggctcttctccaaAACTGCCCCCGCCCCACAGAGGTAAGGGATGCTCTGCTGGTCTGGGCTAAGAGGGGGCCCAGTGGGCCGGCAGCTAGGCCCTGTGtccttctccccttccctgaCTCAGAGGCCATGGGGTCAGATGGAGACTAGGGGAGGACTGTGGTGGGGTAGGTGTGACCCCAGAACTTGATCTCATCCCTGCCTCTGCTCCTGTTTCTTTCTCAGCCTTTTATCTCTGAGCTGCTCAGTCAACTCAAGAAACTTCGGAGACTCAGTCGACCTCAGAAATAAGCCTTGTGAGACTAGCTTCATCAGCCTCAGCACTGCCCAGTCTGCCCTGAACCCCTGGGTCTTCGGCTGGGTGGGAAACAGCTCCTTGGGACCCAGACGAGGAACATGGAGAATGAGGAGGGACATTTGAACGCCACTGTCCATGTGCAGCCACAGCTGGTTCCTGTCAGCTGCACTGTCTGGGAGCCAGTCATGGCTGTTGCCCAGTGCCTTCCCATCAGCCAAGTGGATAAAACCTTCAGGAGCCCCAGCGTCATGGAGTGTGGTGCATATCTGTGCTGAcggatgggggagggagagagtgaagTCTTATACCAGAGGGCCAGCATCCAAGTCACTAGGCTCCCATATACCTCACCCGTCCACATGTCCAGCCACCCATCCACACATGCCTTGAGAATTCAAAGATACAGGTCACAGTTCTGTGTCAGAGAAATCACCATCATGCAAGGTCCCAGAGGCCAAGCAGAAGGCACCTGGCTAAAACACACAGCATCCTGGCACCAACAGCAGCCTAAGTGGCAAAGACCAATAGGAGAGTTACCTGGAAAAACCTAGCTGGGTCTCGGGGCATCAGAAGCTAAACCTTCCTCCCCCACTAACTGATCCAGGAGGCCTCAGGCTGAGGACTCTCTCTTGAGCCAGCTCCAAGCCAGAggctaaaagagaaaaaacagggACTAAGCAGAGGGGTATAAAGGGTATAGGCTGAGAGCCCAGTAATCAGGTAAGGAGGGAGCTGGTGGAAGCTGACAGTGGGTCTGAATGGCAGGCAGCTGGGGACAGGAGCCGTGGAGGTGGCATCCTTTGGGATAAGGCCAGAAGCAGGGTATGCATTCGCCGTTTGTGTAGGCAGTGTCTGAGTACTAGAAAGGTTGTGTAATCCTAGATAGTGGGGCCCGGGGGCATGCCTACTGCATGTGAGGCCACCAGGAGGGGTGGgactgttcctgcctggagaaactttttccttcttcctcacttCATAGGACTCTGTTCCTGTACCTCTTCGAGGGCCCAGGCTCAGGATCCATAGGGTTCTATAGATAAAAGATGCTGGTCCAATGAATCACACACTTTATTAAATCCTCCAAGTGCCAGTGGAGGACCCTGGGCTCTTGAGAAAGTTTCAAGGCTCCTCCTTAGATTCAGACTGGTCTTGCCCTGTCTCTCACTTCCAATCCAGACTCCAGCGCTGGAAGGCTCCTGACCTCTGCCTTCCCTCTGGCTCCTCCAGTCATTGTCTCCAATGGAGAATCCTTCCTCCTTCTAGGAACGGAGGCttaggaaagggcacactcataaGCAGTCCAGCCTGTCGTGTCCTGCCATCAGATGCCCTGGAGGGTGCCCCAGCCTGTGTGCTTGCCTGTAGGATGACCTTCCTGGGAGGACCAGGGCTCCCTCAGTGCCCTCGGCCTTTATGCAGGGGCTGGTAGGCAGATGTCTGGTGCTCTTTAAGCTCAAAGGCATCATGGCCTTCCCTGCAGAGCATAGAAATAGGTCAGAGATCACAGGTAGCCCTGGAACTCTCCCAGCCCCAAAGAACATTCCACCTGCACCCACCGGAAGCAGCGGATGCAGTAGAGGTCTCCGTCGCAGCCAGCACAGCGAAGGGTGGCATCCTCATTGCAGATGCAGCACCAGGGgagctcctcttcctcttcctcaggCCTGGTGGCCATGGCTTGGGCCTTTAAAGACCAGGGAGGGATGGGGGACATCAGGTAcctgatggaggtgggagggaggctatGATGGCAGCCTGGAGGTCTGTGTCTGTGGTTCTTCTCACCTTAGGCTCTGCCCTGCAGGACTGGTCTTGGAGTTGGGGAGTTGGCCCCACAGGGATGTTAAAGCCACTTGCCTCATCCAGGGCAGCTTCTTCGGTGAGCTGTGGACAGAGTGAAGAGGTACAGCTCCTAGTTCCAGGCACCCCGCCAATGCACAGTATTTCTGCGGTTCGTAGCCTAAGCTCTCAACCCATCTTCCTTGATCTACTGTCTGTGGCTGCTGATGTCCCATCTCAAGGGCCCGGAGGCAGGTGTGGGTCACGGGGGCAGAGGAACCTCAGCTAGAACAGGAGCTGCAGAGTGACTGGCCAGCAAGCCCcacagttgggggtggggggcagagtgaATGGGGCCAAGGGGGTGGTGGGGCAGCACAGCAGGGACCGGACAAGGGGTGGTCAGGTGGGTAAGGCAGGGCCAACCTGCCGCAGGACTCTCTGGAtggccttctcttcctcctcttcatcaTCGCTGTCTGGAAGGTGGTAGTCCTGGAGGGTCACTTGAAGAtggagggcagggagcaggggaaGAGGAGTGAGGTGGAGAGCTCACCGGAGTGGCTGTACTGCTGCCCCCAGGTGTGGCGTGGTTTCCAGCCGCACTTGTTCCAGAGTTAAGCTGCCTCCGCAGCCACTCTAATCAGAGTGGCTCTGATCCCCCTCTGCCCCCTCTGCTGGTCTGGACAGCATGAACAGAAGACTCTGCACCTGAAGGGACCCGGGGCCCCTGCCCCCTGATGGCTGCCCCTTGTTCTTCATCCACCATTTTGCCCTAGCACTGGTCTCATGGTTCTAGGCAGTGCTCAGTAGACTTGGCCTGGCAGAGAGTACAGCCACTGTGCAGAGCTTGGCCTGGGGGTGGGAGTCGGGGGGCCTGCCCAGGGGACACGAGTGAGCGGCTGTTTTATCAGCCTCTACCTCTGTCAGGGTCCCGTCCCTGCAGCACAGCCAGGCGCTTGGCGAGGGCCAGGATGCGCTCCTGCCGCGTGTTCTCCTCCCGAAGCTCGACCGCTGCCTCAGCCAGCAACCtgctcttctcctcctccagggaccagcTGGCTTGCCCCCTGGAACTGGTGCTCTGGGCCCCTGGGTCCCCCCGGTTGAGGTCGTTCTGGATAGAGGTGGCTAGAAAGAGTGATGCATTCGGGGAGGGAGACATTTCAGGATCTCTCATCAGAAACCACTGAGCCCAtttcttaacttaaaaaaaaaaaaacacaaattatcaGCTTTTTGTTCCATAATAGTTCCTGTGGCTTATATTGCAAATAAAATtagttattttattcattttcccaCATATAAAAAACTAGTAATCTTAgacatttttttccaattaaattCATCCCCACCCACCTGACACTTTACCATGTTGCCCTTAGGGTGGGTGCCCCATGGTATGAGAATCACTGCCCAAAAGGAGCAGAAGACGGGGAGGCCAGGGTCCAGCCAGGCTCTCTGCCTTACAGGCTGGGATCAGCATTTCTGGGGAGCAGCACAGAGAGGACATGAGGGAAGCTGAGGTCTTGAATGTCACTAGGGGGGAAGAAGTTTACTTGAGTGGGTGTGGCTCTGACATGACCCCCTTTAGCTCAGAGTTTTAGAACAGGACATTTGAAGTTAGACAGCTTTGGGCTGAAGTCCAAGCTTTGCtacttaatagctgtgtgaccttggtcaagttcCTTAAGCTTACCAGGCCTCAATTTCCTCGTTTATAAAATACAGATAATAATAGTAATCTTAGGATTACTGGGGATATTCAGTGAGATTGTATCTCTAAAGcagggtttcttttttcttttttggctctataacatggcatgcaggatcttagttctccagttagggatcaaacctctgcccccatcagtggaagtgcagagtcctaaccactggactatcagggaattcCCCTAAAGCAGGGtttcttttggtttttgttttttctttgggtttttaaactttttattttgttttcggGTATGCATGcatttgtgatagtttcaggtaaacagcaaagggatgcagccatacacatacatgtatccattctacccgaaaactcccctcccatccaggctgccatataacattgaacagagttccatgttaAAGCAAGGTTTCTTAATCTTGGTTCTACTGACATATTGGAGAGGATATACCATACCTTGTTTTACTGTACGTCACAGataattgctttttcttttttttttttccttacgaATTCAAAGTTTGTGGCAGCTCTATGTTGTCAGATGGTAGTTAAcagtttttagcaataaaatatttcacaattaggTATGTACATTTTTTGAACATAATGCTATTGTCCACTTAATAGTCTATACTATAGTGTACATACTTTTTATATGCGCctgaaaaccaaaaaattcatgtgccTCATTTTATTACAGTGAACTTGAACTGAACCCATAAtgtctctgaggtatgcctgtaattCTTTGTGGTGGGGGCTGCCCTGTGTATTGTATGACGTTCAGCAGCTTCCTtagcctctgctcactagatGCCAGTGGTACCCTCTGAGTTGCAACacccaaaatgtctccagacgttGCCAATTGGGCCCTGCAGGGAAAATCATCACcatagttgagaaccactgctttgaaGCTTTAGGAGAGCTCTGTCCAAAAGAATTTTTTATGATGATGGGAACATTCCATGTCACGTCATGGTCTGTATCTGTGCTGTCCAAGATCATAGCATGAATCTCTTGTGACtactgagcatttgaaatgtggtaCCACTTAGGAACTCaatcttaaatttaattttaaataaatagcctCTTCCTTCTTATCATCACTATCACAGAGAACATTCACTTACTATGAGCCAGGCAGGGTCCTAAGTACTCCTGGATTAGCCCATTTACTCCTCATGACTTCTCCATGAGGATAGGTCTTGGAAAGTGAGACTTCAGTCAAGTAACATGCTCAGTGTCACACAGCTACTAAGTGGTAGAACAGGGAATCACTGTCTGAGCATAAAGCCTACACACTGATCTACTAGGCTTATACTGGCTCCCATTGgagtaaacattcaataaatggcAATCTTTATAATGttgatattttctaatttatattcacctCCCAGAGTGTCAGCATTGGAGCCTCTCCCACCTGGGGAAAGAGTAGGGGGTGGGTCCCTGGGGGAGCCAGGTGGAGAATATACCTGGGCCTTCTTGTTCCCAGCTCTCATCAATAGCCACCTCCGCTGTTAGCTGTGTCAGCAGATCCTGTGCCTGCTGCACCTGGGTCCTGGGGTCCGGTGGTTGATGTGCCTGCTCAGAGGAGGGAACCTCAGTGGGGAGTAGGGAAGTGGGGAAGCCACATCATAAGGCTCAGAGCAGTTCAGGTCAGGGCTGGGTGCTGAGGAGTTCCCAAAACTCAGGGAAAGGGGACTAACCAAGAGCTCATGTAATCAGGTAGGTCTTGTAGTCCCCAACAGAACCTAGGGGCCACTCTTTGCTGCCCTACCCAATCCTGCTGCTTGTCCCTGGTTCCTTGGCCTGGCAGCAGGCCTCAGGAGCAGGAGGTACTCCTGCGAAGTATCTAAGCATACATGTATCTGGGCTTCTGCTGGGTCCTTGTCCCAGGACCTCCATCCCTCCAAAGTCACAGCACTCACCATCTGGGGGGCCTGAGAAGATGGAACTCTGCCTTGCAGCACAGCAAGCCGTGCCTCCATCTCCTGGGTGGAAGGGACAGGACCCTGGGATGCATCCCTCAGTGCAGCTAGCCTGGCTTCTATCTCCGCCTGCGAGGGCACTGACTCTGCAATTGGCATAGAGAAGTCTTCTAAGATCCAGAGGGATCCTACTCCCAGGAGCCCTGGATGGTGTCTTTTCCACCCTGTCTGGGCCTGCTCACTGGGCTTGTTCTCCTGGCGGAGCCGTGCTAGGCGCTCAGCAATGGCTTGATCTTGCTGGGTCAATCCATGGCTCCGGGGAGTGCTGGGCTTCTGCTTGGCTTCCAATGCTGCCACACGCCTGGCAGGATATGAGATAGAGGCTCTTGATGAATGCAGAAGGGAGGGGTGAAGGCACTCTCGCTGTTTCCTATTCAAATCATTTCTAGCCAGCTAGGGAGGCCTCCAACGGACAATCTTTCGGGTTCATTGCTCATGTCACACTGCACCCCAACCCAGCCAACTGGCAGGAGGGTTCAGCTGAGAGGGTGAGGTCTACCAAGAACCTTTTCTGGGGAAGGGACTGATGAGCTGCTCTCTGAGCCCAGGAGGGCAGTCAGGAGCCGCTGATCCTGGGCTCATTTAAGCTAAAGGCTGGGAAGAGACTCCTATGCTCCGGCTCCTGTGTCCTTTCCCCTCCCCATTTGTCTCTGTCCCTTCAGCACTTACTTCTTATAGTTCTGAGGTGGTGACCACTTGGAGGCACTGGCAGGAGAAGATCCTCTACAGAGAAGAAATCTAGCATCAGAAGTCACCCACCATCTGCCTATTGGTGCCCTCCACCCCAAACAATCCCGAGTTGACCTCTAGAAAGCTGAGAGGCCTGGCCAGCTGCCAGCTGCCATGCTTGGCTGAACTGTCACCCGTGTTGGCTTCTCACCTGGTCAGAACCTCATGGCATTGCTTGCAGACCTTCTGTTGAGTGTTTCCAGCTCGGGGAACTGCTGCACTGAAGCTAAGGCAGCCGGAACAGAAGGCCCGGCCACAGTTCTTACAGCCATACTACAAGAAACATGAAGCAAGGAGTCTACCTCTCACCCACCCCTGGAGGCTCCTCATGGGGACtcttggaacacacacacacagagcaaactGAAGCTGTGACCAGCTGCTGGAAGGAGGATGGGGAGTGGGGCCCCTAAGGCCTGGGGAGAGATGGGGGGTGGAGGGCAAAGCGATTCCTGTTTCCAGTCTTCTATTCAAATCTCATAAAGCTTCATGAAACATTCACATGCTTTCTACTCGGTCTTCAATTCCCTAACACAGGAGTGTAAATGATAAACAGGCAAAGTCCCATGCTTCAGGTCACTGACTCTTCAACAGAGCAGAGACAGAATGCAGGGCCCATGCCTTCTCTGTTCTAGCACAGATGGAAGGTGGCTTGATTCAGGATGGGATGGTAACAATAGCCtccatttattaagcatttactgtgtgagtgaaaagtgaaagtcgcttagtcatgttggacactttgcgaccccatgggctgtagcctgccaggctcctttgtccatggaattattcaggcaagaatactggaataggtagcctctcccttctccagtggatcttcccaacccagggattgaacccatgtctcccacattgcaggcagattccttactgtctgagccaggcaCTAAATTCAGTACTTAACATTCAACACTTGATTTAATCCTCAATTTATACACACTATCATACTTAATCCTGATGACAACCATTATCACTCTTATTTTAAACAGGATCAGAGAGGTTACTAGACTTGCCTAAACCAAGGTCACCCCTGTGAATGATATCAGAGCCCCAATTTGAATTCTGACCACTTTAATTACAAAACCCAGGTTTCTGAGGGCTCCATGATCTGCTTCCCTACCAGCTATTCATCCCGCCTATCTGGTTCCTATCTCCTGGTCACACTGAGGCAGAGGAAGCCTGCTGTTTACCATGGGAATTTGGCAGGTTTGTGCTGAGGACAAGTGAGACTTTGCTATGTTGCCCTGGAGACAGGAGAAAGGGCAGGCTGCTTGATGGTGAGGGCTTCAGAGCAGAAAGAGTAAGAGGCATGGTGTAGTGCAGAGTGGTCACAGAGTATTAACTAAGACCGGGCGGCGGAGGAGCAGGGTGGAGGGAAAGAAACAGCCAGATCCTACACTTGGCGGACAGAAAAGCTTAGCTTTCCGAAAATGACAGGAGCCTGATTTACAGTTTACAGGGAACTCACATCCAGCACCTTAACCCCGAAAGCAAGGGAGTGTTAGCCCCGTTTTATAGAAATGTTAACTGAAGCTCTGTGGCTTCATCAAAACCGCATGTCTGGAGAGGGCCCATAAAACCAAGCCTAGGACTGCAAGTCCCGTGTATTTCCCTC from Capra hircus breed San Clemente chromosome 10, ASM170441v1, whole genome shotgun sequence encodes the following:
- the ZFYVE19 gene encoding abscission/NoCut checkpoint regulator isoform X1; amino-acid sequence: MESRCYGCAVKFTLFKKEYGCKNCGRAFCSGCLSFSAAVPRAGNTQQKVCKQCHEVLTRGSSPASASKWSPPQNYKKRVAALEAKQKPSTPRSHGLTQQDQAIAERLARLRQENKPSEQAQTGWKRHHPGLLGVGSLWILEDFSMPIAESVPSQAEIEARLAALRDASQGPVPSTQEMEARLAVLQGRVPSSQAPQMAHQPPDPRTQVQQAQDLLTQLTAEVAIDESWEQEGPATSIQNDLNRGDPGAQSTSSRGQASWSLEEEKSRLLAEAAVELREENTRQERILALAKRLAVLQGRDPDRVTLQDYHLPDSDDEEEEEKAIQRVLRQLTEEAALDEASGFNIPVGPTPQLQDQSCRAEPKAQAMATRPEEEEEELPWCCICNEDATLRCAGCDGDLYCIRCFREGHDAFELKEHQTSAYQPLHKGRGH
- the ZFYVE19 gene encoding abscission/NoCut checkpoint regulator isoform X2, with product MESRCYGCAVKFTLFKKEYGCKNCGRAFCSGCLSFSAAVPRAGNTQQKVCKQCHEVLTRGSSPASASKWSPPQNYKKRVAALEAKQKPSTPRSHGLTQQDQAIAERLARLRQENKPKSVPSQAEIEARLAALRDASQGPVPSTQEMEARLAVLQGRVPSSQAPQMAHQPPDPRTQVQQAQDLLTQLTAEVAIDESWEQEGPATSIQNDLNRGDPGAQSTSSRGQASWSLEEEKSRLLAEAAVELREENTRQERILALAKRLAVLQGRDPDRVTLQDYHLPDSDDEEEEEKAIQRVLRQLTEEAALDEASGFNIPVGPTPQLQDQSCRAEPKAQAMATRPEEEEEELPWCCICNEDATLRCAGCDGDLYCIRCFREGHDAFELKEHQTSAYQPLHKGRGH